The sequence GCGGCTGTTGTACGGCTGCGGGTAGTCCGCCATGCGCTTGCCGTTGATCAGGATCAGGGTGTAACCCGGACCCATGCCGCGCATGTTCAGGAACTGGGCGTTCGGGGTAAAGCCGCTCTGGGTCAGTTCGTTCTGCACGTCGCCGGTGATCTGGCTCAGCGTGGTGAGCGCCTCATAGACGGTGTTGAAGCCTTCCTTCTCGATGTCGGCGGCGGTCAGCACAACGACCGGGGTCGGACCTTCCACGTCGGTGCGCTTGATGCGCGAGCCGGTGACGGTGACCTTGTCGAGGGTGGTGGCGCGTTCGGCCGAAGCGGTGCCGGTCTGGGCGCTGGCGTCCTGCGCGAATGCGGCCGGCGCACTCATCGCGGCCAGCAGGGCGCTGGTCAGAACGGTACGCTTGAATGTGGTTTTGCGAGTCACTTTGGAGAATCCCCTGAATTGGCTAGGATGACAGTTGCTACCGGGCCGGGAACGTCCCGGGAACGGGGAGAGGGCTGAACGGCAGCTGGCTGTGGAGTGAACGTAACATGACTTTAACGACTGGTGCACACTTTCCCAGCAACTTCTGCACAAATTTTTTATAAATAGGCTTGGTCCCACTGAGCCGATAGATGTAACTGGAGACGTGCGCCACCGGTGTACCTTGGCCTGGGCACCTGATCGCAGTGGTCAGGGATACGGGAGCAGGGCGGCCAGCCAGCTGTTCCGCTAGCGGCTGCTACCATTTCCGGCTCCCCATGATGGTTGTAGCCATGTCCCAGCCAACGCCGCGGGTGCCTGCCCGCGCAGTCCAGAACGGGCTGTCTCCGCATCCCCGCATCCGCAACGTCATTGCCGTCGCCTCGGGCAAGGGCGGAGTGGGCAAGTCCACCACGGCGGTCAACCTGGCCGTGGCCTTGGCCGGTCAGGGCGCGCGGGTCGGCGTGCTGGACGCGGACATCTACGGTCCCAGCGTGCCGGCGATGCTCGGCCTGGAGGGACGCCCCGAGAGTCCGGACAACAAGTCGATCGAGCCGATGCGTGCGTTCGGCGTAGAGACCATGTCCATCGGCTTCCTGATCGAGCAGGACACCCCGATGATCTGGCGTGGCCCGATGGCGACCTCGGCGCTGATGCAGCTGTTCAATGACACGCTGTGGGGTGACCTGGACTACCTGCTGATCGATCTCCCGCCAGGCACCGGCGACATCCAGCTGACCCTGTCGCAGAAGATCCCGGTGGCCGGTGCGGTGGTGGTGACCACCCCGCAGGACATCGCCACGCTCGATGCGCGCAAGGCGGTGAAGATGTTCGAGAAGGTCGAGGTGCCGGTGCTGGGCATCGTCGAGAACATGGCCGTGCATACCTGCTCGGGCTGCGGCAAGGTCGAGCACCTGTTCGGCGAGGGCGGTGGCCGGCGCATGGCCGAGCAGTACGGCGTGCCGCTGCTGGGCTCGCTGCCACTGGAGATCGGCATCCGCGAACAGGGCGATGCCGGCACCCCGATCGTGGCCGCCGCGCCGGAGTCGCCGGCAGCGCAGGCGTACCTGTCCGCGGCGCAGCGGCTGGTCGAGGAACTGGGCAAGCGGCCGCGGGCCTCGATCCCGATCAGCGCCAGCCTGCTCTGACGCCGCCCCGTCGTCGCATGCCGGCGTTCCACCGGCAGCGCGGCGCCCGGGCTGTCGGCTAGAATCCGGGGCCCGATGCGCGCCGCCAGCCGGCTGGCGCGCCTTCGGCCCCGACCTTCCGTTTTTTCAGGACCCGTGAATGAGCATCAAGAGCGACCGCTGGATCCGCCGCATGTCCGAACAGCCCAACGGCATGATCGAGCCGTTCGAACCGGGCCAGGTGAAGCAGGTCGACGGCAAGCGCATCGTCAGCTACGGCACTTCCAGCTACGGCTACGACGTGCGCTGCTCGCGCGAGTTCAAGGTGTTCACCAACATCAACTCCACCATCGTCGACCCGAAGAACTTCGATCCGGGCAGCTTCGTCGACATCGTGGGTGATGAGTGCATCATCCCGCCCAATTCGTTCGCGCTGGCACGCACGGTGGAATACTTCCGCATCCCGCGCGACACCCTGGTGGTGTGCCTGGGCAAGAGCACCTACGCCCGCTGCGGGATCATCGTCAACGTGACCCCGCTGGAGCCGGAGTGGGAGGGCCACGTGACGCTGGAGTTCTCCAACACCACGCCGCTGCCGGCGCGCATCTACGCCAACGAGGGCGTGGCGCAGATGCTGTTCTTCCAGTCCGATGCCGACGACATCTGCGAGACCTCGTACCGGGACCGCGGCGGCAAGTACCAGGGCCAGACCGGGGTTACCCTGCCGCGGACCTGACCGTCGCTATTGGTCACGCAAAGAAAAAGGCGCGGATGTCCGCGCCTTTTTCGTTCCAGCAATGTCCGTTACTTGCGCCCGAACAGCAGGCCAATGCCCACGGCCACCAGCAGCGCCGGCCACCACGTGGCGAAAATGCTGCCGATGTTGCCGTTGATCCAGCCCAGGTTCTTTGCCAGGAAAAACAGGCCGACGATGATCAGGATCAGGGCGGCAAACAGGTTGGAACGCATCGGCTTGCGGTGTCCGTGGTGGATGGGGGGCTTATCGTAGCCGCTGGCGCCAGATTTCGACACGCTCGGCCAGCACCTCCGGATCGAAACGCTGTGCCGGTCCCGTTCCCCACACCGGGCCCGGCCAGGCGGCATCGCCTTCGCGGCGGCCGACGATGTGGATATGCAACTGCGGCACGATGTTGCCCAGCGCGCCGATGTTGAGCTTGGTCACGCCGGGCTTCTGCTTGAGGTGGCGGGAGATCTGGTTGATCTCGGCCAGCAGCAGGCGCTGCTGGTCGCCATTGAGGTCGATCCACTCGCTGGCCCCGGACACGCGCGGCACCAGCACGATCCACGGGAAGCGGTCGTCATTCATCAGGCGGATCTGCGACAACGGGCCGTCGGCAATCAGCACGCTGTCGGTGGCAAGGCGGGAATCCAGTTCGAACTCGTTCGTCACTGCTTCGGTCATCGCAGGTTCTCGCTGAGGAAGGTCAGGGTGCGCTCTCGTGCCAGCCGTGCGCTGGGCTCGTGGTAGTGGGGGTCCCCGGCGCGGTTGAACGCGTGCCCGGCCGGGTACTCGAACAGCTGCATCTGCGGCAGCCGCTCGCGGTGCTGCTGTACCGCCTCGGCCGGGATGCTGGGATCCTCGCTGCCGAAGTGGAACATCACGGGAGCCTTTGGCGTCTCGCCGAGGAAAGCGGTATTGCGCGCGCCGTAGTAACTGACCGAGGGCAGCCCCAGGCGGACGGCGGCCAGCAGGGCGATCGTGCCGCCCCAGCAGTAGCCGACCGTGCCGACCTTGCCGGCGGGGGCCAGCACCCGCGCGGCGGCGGCGACGATGTCCAGTGCCGCGTCGGTGCCCAGCGCCTGCACCAGCTCGCGGCCGCGGACCAGGCCGGCGTCGTCGTAGTCCAGCTCGACGTCACGCTCGACCAGGTCGAAGAAGGCCGGTGCCAGCACCTCGAAGCCAGCCCCGGCAAAGCCGTCGGCCACGGCGCGGATATGTGCATTGGCGCCGAACACCTCCTGGATTACCACCAGTGCGGCCCGGGGCGGGGTGGCCGGGGTGGCGTGCCAGGCGGCAACCTGGCCGCGTTCGGTTTCCAGCGTAGTCCAGTGGCCCATGGCTTTTCTCCTGAACAGGGCCCGACATTATCAGACGATGACCATGAGGGGATCGTTGGGCCAGCAGGGCCGCCCGCGCCGGTATAATCGGCCGGCTTCCGGCCCCCGGTCATTCCGATCCCCGGCCCCCAGAACCGCATACCCCATGTCCCAGCTGAACCCCAAAGTCGGCTTCGTCAGCCTTGGCTGTCCGAAGGCGTTGGTCGATTCCGAACGCATCCTCACCCAGCTGCGGGTGGAGGGCTACGACATCGTGCCGTCCTACGATGCCGCCGACGTGGTGGTGGTCAACACCTGTGGCTTCATCGATTCGGCCGTGGCTGAGTCGCTGGATGCCATCGGCGAGGCGATGAACGAGAACGGCAAGGTCATCGTCACCGGCTGCCTGGGCAAGAAGTCGGAAATGATCCGCGAGCAGTACCCGGACGTGCTGTCGGTGTCCGGCCCGCAGGATTACACCAGCGTGATGGAGGCCGTGCATGCGGCCATCCCGCCGCGGCACAACCCCTTCGTGGACCTGGTGCCGGACTACGGCATCAAGCTGACCCCGCGCCACTACGCCTACCTGAAGATTTCCGAAGGATGCAACCACCGCTGCAGCTTCTGCATCATCCCCTCGATGCGCGGCGACCTGGTGTCGCGCCCGGTCGAGGACGTGCTGCGCGAGGCCGAGCGGTTGGTCAAGGGCGGCGTGCGCGAGCTGCTGGTCGTCTCGCAGGACACCTCGGCTTACGGCGTGGACCGCAGGTACGCCCCGGGCACCTGGCGCGGCAAGGAATACGCCACGCGCATGAAGGCGCTGTGCGAGGGGCTGAGCGAGCTCGACGCGTGGACCCGCCTGCACTACGTCTATCCGTACCCACACGTGGATGACGTCGTGCCGTTGATGGCCGAGGGCAGGATCCTTCCCTACCTGGATATTCCGTTCCAGCACGCCAGCCCGCGCATCCTGAAGCTGATGAAGCGCCCGGGTGCGGTGGACAAGACCCTGGAGCGCGTGCTGCGCTGGCGCGAGATCTGTCCGGACATCACCGTGCGTTCGACCTTCATCGTCGGCTTCCCCGGCGAGACCGACGCCGAGTTCGAGGCGATGCTCGACTTCCTTGATGCCGCGCAGCTGGATCGCGTCGGCGCGTTCGCCTATTCGCCGGTGGAAGGGGCAGCGGCCAACGCGCTGCCCGACCCGGTGCCGGAAGCGGTCAAGCAGGAACGCCTGGCCCGCTTCATGGAGAAGCAGGCGCAGATTTCCGCCGCCAAGCTCGAGGCAAAGATCGGCAGCGTGCAGCAGTGCCTGGTCGACGTGATCGAGGACGGCATCGCCGTGGCCCGCTCCAAGGCCGATGCGCCGGAGATCGACGGCCTGGTGCACATCCAGAACGCCGAGGAGATGAAGCTGCAGGCCGGCCAGTTCGTCGACGTGGAAATCACCGACAGCGACGAACATGACCTGTTCGGCGATGCGCTGCCTGCCACGGCTCCGGCCAGCCGCAAGCTGGACCTGGCCGTCCTCTGATCGCAGATGCCGGATGCAGGGTCAGGGCGGCAGCAAGTCGCGCCGCCACGACGCTTCGTTCCGCCCTCCCGCGGCGAGGTTGATCCGGCCTGCTATGCGCATCCGCTGCTGGCGCCATACGCGTGCTGGCATGAGTTGCTGGCGGGGCCGCAATGGCCTGCGGTCGTGGCCCTCGACGCTGCGTTGTCCATCACCGGCAAGCAGCTGGTCGAGCAGGACCATGCGCTGCTGGCTGATGGCCTCCACTACGAGCAGCGCATTGCCGCCGGGCGTATTGCCACCCGTCCGTGCAACTGGCATGACCTGTTCAACGCGCTGGCGTGGGCGCGCTACCCCGCGCTCAAGCACGCGCTCAACGCTCGCCAGTGCAGCGATATCGACCGCGTCGGGCCGCGCCGGCGCACTGCCGCGCAGCAGGCGCTGACCCAGTTCGACGAGAGTGGGCTGGTCGTGCGCGTGGCCGATACCGGCCTGCTGGCAGCCTGGGATGCACACGACTGGCAGCAGCTGTTCGTGTTGCGTGCGCAGGCATGGCGCGACAGCGCGATTTCGGTGGCTGCGGCGTTCGGCCATGCACTGCTTGAGCAGGTGCTGGTGCCGGGGCGGTTGCTGGTCGGCAAGTGCCTGGTGGTCGTGGCCGGTGACGATGCCGCCGCGCTCGAGATCGCAGCCGAGGCGATCCGTTCCGGCAAGGCGTTGAACGCGGCCTCGGAACTGCGGCCGCTGCCGCTGGCCGGTATCCCCGGCTGGCATCCGCGGCAGGATGCGGGCTTTTATGCCGGGCAGGATTACTTCCGGCCGCTGCGCGAGGGACGGACCTATCCGCCGCCGCTGCGATGATCAGGAGTCGTAGCGAACGTCGATGATGCAGAAGCCGGTGCGGCCGCCCGGCAGCTCGACCTCGAACTCGTCGTCGATGCGCTTCTTCAGCAGGGCCCGGGCCAGCGGCGAGTCGATGCTGATCCAGCCCTTGCCGGCATCGGTCTCGTCGGGGCCGACGATGCGGTACAGGTGGGTTTCGCCGCTGTCCACGTTCTCCAGCTCGACCCGTGCGCCGAAGAACACCGCCTGCGGATCGGACGGCGCGGTATCGACCACGCGCAGCGCTTCCAGCCGCTTGCTCAGGTAGCGCACGCGGCGGTCGATCTCGCCCAGCTGCTTCTTGCGGTAGGTGTACTCCGCGTTCTCCGAGCGATCGCCCTCCGCCGCCGCCGCGGCCAGCGCCTTGACCACTTCCGGCCGGCGCACGCGCCACAGCTCGTCCAGCTCGGCCTTGAGCCGGGCATGGCCTTCGGCGGTGATCAGCGCGGTACTTTTTTCGGCAGGGGGACGCCAGCGGCTCATGGATCGACAGGCAACATCAAGGGAACGGAATGGTAGCCGCGCCGGCTTGCACGGGGCCAGCCGATCCCCGAAGCTGCGCGCAGTCTCGACACGGATGTCCACGCATGCTGATCCTCCCGCTGCACAAGCCGCTGACGCTGGCCAACCTGCCGGTGGCCACGCTGCTGCTGGTGATGGCCAACGTGCTGGTGTTCTTCGGCTGGCAGGGCGGTGACGAAGCCCGGCTGCAGGCCGCGCAGCGCCATTACGTGCAGTCAGGCCTGGGCGCACACGAGGTCGATGCCTATCTGCGCTACCTGCGGGCAGATGGCCAGACCCGGGAAGCCGACGAACTGGCGCGGCTCGATCCCGCCACGCGCGTGCAGGCGGTGGGTACCCGTACGCTGACCGACGTGCGTTTCCAGCAGGCGCTGCGTGAGGGGGCGCTGTTCCAGGGCGAGGTCGACCGGCGAGCATGGCAGTCGCTGCGGCCGGCCTACGATCGCCAGCTCGATGAGGTATTCACCCTGCGCCACATGCTGCGCAGTTCGGAATGGTCGCCGTCGCGGATGTTCTCCGCGGCCTTCCTGCACGCCAACCTGGGCCACCTGCTCGGCAACATGCTGTTCCTGGTGGTGCTCGGCCTGCTGCTGGAAGGTGCGGTCGGGCCTTGGCGCCTGTTGCTCGTTTACGGGCTGGGGGCGCTGGGTTCCAGCGCGGCCAGCCTGTTGTGGCGCTGGGGAGAGGCCGGTGGCGGCCTGGGCGCTTCCGGCGCGGTGGCGGCGATGATGGGCGCGTTCTGCGTGGTCTGGGGGCGGAATCCGGTGCGCTTCTTCTACTGGGTCGGCGTCTGGTTCGACTACGTCCGCACGCCGGCGATCTGGCTGCTGCCGGCGTGGCTGGGCTGGGAGATCTACAACCTGCTGGCCAACAGGCACCTGGGCGTGGGCTTCGATGCGCACGCCGGCGGACTGCTCTGTGGTGCTGCGCTCGGCGCGGTACTGGTGCTGACCCGGCAGGTGCGCAACGACTACATGCAGCCCGAGCCCGGCGAGGTGGTCGATGACCGCTGGGAGCGTGCGCAGCGCCACCTCGGGCGCATGGAAAACCGCGAGGCCGAGGAGCTGCTGGCTGCGCTGGCGGACGAACAGCCTCACCGCGCCGACGTGGCGATGGCGCGCCATCGCGCCGCGGCCAACGGCGGCAGGCGCCTGGCCGCCCGGCAACATGCGCTGCAGGTACTGCGGATGCCCGCACACGATGGCGAGACCCGGCGACTGCAGGCTGAAGCCGCCGGCGTGCTGGCCGGCACCCAGCCTCCGCTGGATGTCGACGAAGCCAGTCTGGTGCTGGACACCTGGCTGGCTCTGGGGCGTCTTGAGGAAGCCGAAGCCCTGCTGCTCCAGGGCGCGGAGGTGCTGCCGCGCGAGACGCAGGCCCGGCAGTGGTTCCGGCTGGCCCTGCAGCACGGTGAGCAGAGCCGGGTCGAGTGCCAGTACCGCCTGCTGCAGTCGCTGATCGAACGTTTTCCCGAGCTGCCGCAGGCCGGCAAGGCGCGTTTCCTGCTCGAGCAGGGTTGAGTCGCGGCTGATTCCCCGGCAGGAAGTGCGCCCGCTGCCTTGCAAGGCAGCGGGCGGGGCCATCAGCCGACCGGGGCCTGGATCGCCTTCAGTGCAGCCTTCAGCCGGCGTTGCTGCTCCTCATCCTCGCAGCGCTGCAGCGCCTGCTCCAGCAGTCGCGCAGCCTCGGCGTCACGGCCATGGCGTTCGGAGAGGATCAGCGCGGCCTGCAGTGCCCATTGCGGAGCCTCGGCCGCACGCGGCCACGCCCGCAGCATCGCCCGGAGGGCATCGCTGGCGAGCTGGAACTGGCCGCCAAGGCGCGCACGTTCGGCCAGTTGCATCGCGTACTCGGGCTGGGCCGGGGTGAAGTCCGGATCGGCATCCAGTGCTTCGCGCAGCAGTGCCAGCGCCTTGCGGTCCTGCTTTTCGGTAACCAGGCGGGAGATGTACTGGCGGGTGTGTTCGCGCAGCTCGTCGGGGCGGTCGGCCGTGCGCAGCAGGCGCTGGTAGAGCTCGTGCACGGGCAGGCCGACCGCACGCGAACGTACCGCGCTGCGCAGCACCTGCAGGGCTTCGACCGGATGCCCGTCGCGCACGAACTTCCCCGCCTCGTCCAGCAGCCCCTGGTCCGGATCGAAATGCGACAACGCTTCGGGCGCACCTTCCGGTTCGAAGCCCAGCACCTCGTGGTACTGGTAGACGAGGTAGCCCATCAGGTGGAAGGCGGCGAACAGGCCCCAGATGGTGAAGAAGGTCAGCGCCACGTCGCCGAGGATCGGCGGCAACCACCGGTGTACCCACTCACCCGCCTTCAGTGCGCTGGCCTGGATCACGAACAGCAGCGCGAATGCGGCCAGGTAGGGCGCGCCGATGCGGCCGGCCAGGGTGAGCGAGGTGACCGGGTTGGCAGCCTTGCGCAGGCTGCCATCCATCGCCAGCGAGATAACGCAGCCCGGCTGCAGGAATACCACCAAGGCCAGCGCGGCTATCGCTGCGACTGGCCCCAGGAAGGCGGCGACCAGTCCGACGAAGAAGCCCATCAGCAGGACCAGTGCGATCAGCCGGTACACCGTGCCATCGCTGGAACCCAGGGTGTGCTCGGGCGACTCCATGCGCCCGTTGGCGGTCTCGCGCAGGATCTCGAAGGCGTAGCGGTACACCGCCAGCCAGGTGACCAGTACCAACAGCCAGCCGATGCCCGGGAGCAACCCGGTGAGGGTGCACAGGGTGAGCGCCACCAGCGAGTACAGCGCCGGCCCGCGCACCGGATACAGGGTGATGGCGCGAAGCCGCTGCCAGAATGGTTCGGGCGCGGCCGGTGGCCGCAGCTGCGTGCGCTGGTGTACTGCCATGGTTTCCCCCCCTTGGTCGATGCCCGATTGTGCGGGCATCGCCAAGGGCGCGGCAATGTGCCGCTCAGCGGCGGCCGAAGATCCCGCCGAGGATGCCGCGCACGATCTGGTTGCCGATCTGCGAGCCGTACTTCTTGCCGGTCTTGCCCATCACCGACTCGCCGATCGAACCGCCGATGTTGCGGCCGATCTGCGCGCCGACGTTGCGGGTGGTCTGCTTGGCGACCGACTCGACCACGCCCTGGCGGCGGCCGTTGCCGAACATCAGGTCGCGGAACGCCTTGCCCAGCCCGCCGGATTCCTCGCCCTTCGCCGCCGGCGCATTGGCTTCGGCGGCGAGCTGCTGCGCACGCGCGGCCAGCATCTCTGCGGCCGATTCGCGGTTGACCGCGGTGTCGTAACGCACGCCGACCGGGCTGCCGGAACGTACCTGTGCGCGCTCGGTCTCGGTGATCGAGCCCATCCGGCAGCGCGGCGGGGCAATCATGGTCTCCTGCACCGGCGAGGGCACGCCCTTGTCCTGCAGGGTGGAGACCAGCGCCATGCCGGTGCCCAGCTGCGAGAGCTTGGCGGCCACGTCCAGCTTCGGATTGGGTACGAAGGTCTGCGCGGCGGTGCGCACCGCCTTCTGGTCGCGCGGGGTGTAGGCGCGCAGCGCATGCTGCACGCGGTTGCCGAGCTGGCCGAGGATATTGGCCGGGATGTCGTCGGGGAACTGCGAGCAGAAGTACACGCCCACGCCCTTGGAGCGGATCAGCCGCACCACCTGCTCGATCCGCTGCACCAGCGCCGGCGGCGCGTCGTCGAACAGCAGGTGGGCCTCGTCGAAGATGAAGACCAGCTTGGGCTTCTCCAGGTCGCCCACTTCCGGCAGGGTCTCGAACAGCTCGCTCAGCAGCCACAGCAGGAAGGTGGAATACAGGCGCGGCTTGAGGATCAGCTGGGCGGCGGCGAGGATGCCGATCACGCCGCGGCCGTCATGGTTGACGCGCATGATGTCGGCCAGCTCCAGCGCCGGCTCGCCGAAGAAGCGCTCGCCGCCGTCCTGCGACAGGCGCAGCAGCGCGCGCTGGATCGCCGCCACGGTCTGCGCACTGACCAGGCCGTACTCGACCGAGATCTGCTTGCGCTCGGCGGCGGCCAGGTTGAGCAGGGCGCGCAGGTCGTCAAGGTCCAGCAACAGCAGGCCGCGGTCGTCGGCCAGCTTGAATACGATGTCCAGCACGCCGGCCTGGGTGTCATTGAGTTCGAGGATGCGGGCCAGCAGGGTCGGGCCCATCTCGCTGACCGTGGTGCGCACCGGATGGCCAAGCTGGCCGTACAGGTCCCAGAAGATGGTCGGGCTGGCCGACGGTGCGTAGTCGGATACACCGATTTCGGCCGCACGTTGCAGCAGCTTGTCGCCGCCGTCGCCGGCTACCGCCAGTCCGGCCACGTCGCCCTTCACGTCGGCCAGGAACACCGGCACGCCGATCCGCGAGAAGCCTTCGGCCAGGGTCATCAGGGTGACGGTCTTGCCGGTACCGGTGGCGCCGGCGACCAGCCCGTGGCGGTTGCCGAAGCGGGGAAGCAGGGTGACCGCGACGTCGTCGGTGATGCCTTTGCCGAGCAGGATGGGATCCATTGATGGGCTCTTGGTGAGGTGGCCGGATTCTAACGAGCGACTGTATCGCGGTGCTGGCGTCCTTGCCCGTGGCGCGAGGGGAGGGCTACCCTGCCGGTTCTTCCGAGCATGTTGTGGCTGATGTCCCTTTCCTTCCTGATTGCCCGCAGCTGGCCGGTCCTGGTTGCCGCCTCGCTGCTGTCCGCGGCCCCGGCCGCCCACGCACAGCGCGTCTCGGCGCGAGACCGCGAGAAGATCGAAGCCCTCGAGCAGCGGATGGCCGCCGCCGAAAAGCGTTTCACCGAGGCCCAGCTGCTGGTCGCCAACGCCGACCCCAAGGGCACTGCCGAAGCCGATGCCGCACTGGAGGACATGGAAGACGTCATCAGCGCCTGCATCGCCCAGCGCGGCTGCCAGGTCGGCAGCCTGCTGGTGACCTACAAGCGGCTGCTCAAGCGTGACACCGACGGCGTGGCTGCGGCCGATGAGGGCGAGGAAGGGCGGCCGCTGGAGGCCGACCCGGATCACGTCGCCCCGCTGGAAGCCGACGTGCCGGAGGCCGCGCGCGCCGCGGCCCTGCTCAACGACCATCGCCACGCCTTCGACGAGATGGTCGAGTACAACCCGGCCGTCCAGGCCGGCATCCGCCGCTGGCTGACCGACATGCGCCCGGCGCTGCTGACCAGCTACGAGAACTACATGAACCTGCGCCCGGTGATGTGGCCGGAGTGGGAGAAGCGCGGCCTGCCCGAGGCGCTGCTGTTCGGGATCATGGCCAAGGAATCCAACGGCCGCGTGCATGCCAGCTCGCGCGCCGGTGCCGCTGGCCTGATGCAATTCATGCCGGCCACCGGTCGCCGCTTTGGCCTGGGTCCGGACGGCACCGGCTTTGACACCCGCTTCGATCCGCGCAGCGCGGCCGAGGGCAGTGCGGCCTACATGAACGAGCGCATGGCCCAGCTCAACCGCAACATCGAGATGGCGCTGGCGGCCTACAACGGCGGCGAGGGCCGCGCCGCACGTGTGTTCCGCGACAGCGGCGGCCAGAGCTTCTGGACCGACTTCGTCTACAACCAGTTCCCCGGCGAAACCAAGGACTACGTGCCGATGGTGATCGCCGCGGCCTGGATCTTCCTGCACCCGCAGCAGTACGGCGTGGAGTTCCCGAAGATCAACGCGCAGCCGGCGACGATCAGGCTGGCCAAGTCGACCACGATCTACGAACTGACCATCTGCCTGGGCAGCGCCGGTACCCGCGACGGCCACATGCGCGCGCTGCGCAACCTCAACCCGCGTTACGAGGCCGACGGCTGGATCCCGGCCGGCACGGTGATCAATGCCACCACCCGCATCGCCGGCCTGTACAACCGCTACTGCGTTTCCGGTCCGCGCGCGGACCTGGCCCGCACCCTGATCACCGCCGACCTCAATGCCGCGATCAAGCGTCCGCAGGCCTCGGCCTACAGCGGCGTCGTGGCGGTGGGCGACATGCAGTCGATGGCCGGCAACGCCGCAGCCACGCCTGCTCCGGCAAGGCCTGCGCCGCGTCCGGCCCCGCGCCCGGCGCCCCTGCGCAGCTACAAGGTGGTCAAGGGCGACACCCTGGGCCGCATTGCCTCCAAGTTCGAGTGCTCGGTCCCTGAACTGGCCCGCGCCAACGGCCTGCGTGCACCGGCCTATGCGCTCAAGCTGGGCCAGAGCCTGAAGCTGGAAGGCTGCAGGAAGCGCTGAGCCTCACTTGGCTGGCAAGCAAAGGCCGCCTTCGGGCGGCCTTTGTCGTTGCGGCGTATCGCAGCAGTGGATGCAGAAAGGCCGCCATCCGGCGGCCTTTTCTGGTCCTTCAATGGCGGCGCTTACTTCAACCGCGCC is a genomic window of Stenotrophomonas sp. Marseille-Q4652 containing:
- a CDS encoding DUF853 domain-containing protein; this translates as MGGRGRGQQRGGNQDRPAAGNQEGKGHQPQHARKNRQGSPPLAPRARTPAPRYSRSLESGHLTKSPSMDPILLGKGITDDVAVTLLPRFGNRHGLVAGATGTGKTVTLMTLAEGFSRIGVPVFLADVKGDVAGLAVAGDGGDKLLQRAAEIGVSDYAPSASPTIFWDLYGQLGHPVRTTVSEMGPTLLARILELNDTQAGVLDIVFKLADDRGLLLLDLDDLRALLNLAAAERKQISVEYGLVSAQTVAAIQRALLRLSQDGGERFFGEPALELADIMRVNHDGRGVIGILAAAQLILKPRLYSTFLLWLLSELFETLPEVGDLEKPKLVFIFDEAHLLFDDAPPALVQRIEQVVRLIRSKGVGVYFCSQFPDDIPANILGQLGNRVQHALRAYTPRDQKAVRTAAQTFVPNPKLDVAAKLSQLGTGMALVSTLQDKGVPSPVQETMIAPPRCRMGSITETERAQVRSGSPVGVRYDTAVNRESAAEMLAARAQQLAAEANAPAAKGEESGGLGKAFRDLMFGNGRRQGVVESVAKQTTRNVGAQIGRNIGGSIGESVMGKTGKKYGSQIGNQIVRGILGGIFGRR
- a CDS encoding transglycosylase SLT domain-containing protein, with the translated sequence MSLSFLIARSWPVLVAASLLSAAPAAHAQRVSARDREKIEALEQRMAAAEKRFTEAQLLVANADPKGTAEADAALEDMEDVISACIAQRGCQVGSLLVTYKRLLKRDTDGVAAADEGEEGRPLEADPDHVAPLEADVPEAARAAALLNDHRHAFDEMVEYNPAVQAGIRRWLTDMRPALLTSYENYMNLRPVMWPEWEKRGLPEALLFGIMAKESNGRVHASSRAGAAGLMQFMPATGRRFGLGPDGTGFDTRFDPRSAAEGSAAYMNERMAQLNRNIEMALAAYNGGEGRAARVFRDSGGQSFWTDFVYNQFPGETKDYVPMVIAAAWIFLHPQQYGVEFPKINAQPATIRLAKSTTIYELTICLGSAGTRDGHMRALRNLNPRYEADGWIPAGTVINATTRIAGLYNRYCVSGPRADLARTLITADLNAAIKRPQASAYSGVVAVGDMQSMAGNAAATPAPARPAPRPAPRPAPLRSYKVVKGDTLGRIASKFECSVPELARANGLRAPAYALKLGQSLKLEGCRKR